From Pseudomonas sp. StFLB209, a single genomic window includes:
- the rpsL gene encoding 30S ribosomal protein S12 — MATINQLVRQPRKRIVEKSDVPALQNCPQRRGVCTRVYTTTPKKPNSALRKVCRVRLTNGFEVSSYIGGEGHNLQEHSVVLIRGGRVKDLPGVRYHTVRGSLDTSGVKGRNQGRSKYGTKKPKKA, encoded by the coding sequence ATGGCAACTATCAACCAGCTGGTACGTCAGCCGCGCAAGCGTATCGTCGAGAAGTCCGACGTTCCTGCGCTGCAGAACTGCCCGCAACGTCGTGGCGTGTGCACCCGCGTGTACACCACTACGCCGAAAAAACCTAACTCGGCACTGCGTAAAGTATGCCGTGTGCGTCTGACCAACGGTTTCGAGGTTTCCTCGTACATCGGTGGTGAAGGCCACAACCTGCAAGAGCACAGCGTGGTACTGATCCGCGGCGGTCGTGTAAAAGACTTGCCAGGTGTTCGTTACCACACCGTTCGCGGCTCTCTGGATACTTCCGGCGTCAAAGGTCGTAACCAAGGTCGTTCGAAATACGGTACCAAGAAGCCTAAAAAAGCCTAA
- the fusA gene encoding elongation factor G, giving the protein MARTTAINRYRNIGICAHVDAGKTTTTERILYYTGLSHKIGEVHDGAATTDWMVQEQERGITITSAAITTFWKGSRGQYDNYRVNVIDTPGHVDFTIEVERSLRVLDGAVVVFCGTSGVEPQSETVWRQANKYNVPRIVYVNKMDRAGANFLRVVGQIKNRLGHTPVPIQIAIGAEEEFAGQVDLIKMKAIYWNEDDKGTTYREEEIPADLQALAEEWRSNMVEAAAESSEELMNKYLEEGELTVEEIKAGLRARTLAGEIVPAVCGSSFKNKGVPLVLDAVIDFLPAPTEIAAIQGIHPDHVEDENAPKIERHASDDEPFSALAFKIATDPFVGTLTFVRVYSGFLSSGDSVINSVKGKKERVGRMVQMHANQREEIKEVRAGDIAALIGMKDVTTGDTLCDADKQVILERMDFPEPVISVAVEPKTKQDQEKMGIALGKLAQEDPSFRVRTDEETGQTIISGMGELHLDILVDRMKREFNVEANIGKPQVSYRETITKDNVEIEGKFVRQSGGRGQFGHCWVRFSTPDVDDKGNITEGLVFANEVVGGVVPKEYIPAIQKGIEEQMKNGVVAGYPLIGLKATVFDGSYHDVDSNEMAFKIAASMATKQLAQKGGGKVLEPIMKVEVVTPEDYMGDVMGDLNRRRGLIQGMEDSVSGKVIRAEVPLGEMFGYATDVRSMSQGRASYSMEFSKYAEAPSNIVEALVKKQG; this is encoded by the coding sequence ATGGCTCGTACTACTGCAATCAACCGCTACCGTAACATTGGTATCTGTGCTCACGTTGACGCGGGCAAGACCACCACTACCGAGCGGATCCTGTACTACACCGGTCTGAGCCACAAGATCGGTGAAGTGCATGACGGCGCTGCGACCACTGACTGGATGGTGCAAGAGCAGGAGCGGGGTATCACCATTACCTCCGCTGCCATCACCACCTTCTGGAAAGGTTCCCGCGGTCAGTACGACAACTATCGCGTAAACGTTATCGATACCCCTGGCCACGTTGACTTCACCATTGAAGTAGAGCGTTCGCTGCGTGTACTCGACGGCGCGGTCGTTGTGTTCTGCGGCACCTCCGGTGTCGAGCCTCAGTCTGAAACCGTATGGCGTCAGGCGAACAAGTACAACGTTCCACGTATCGTCTACGTGAACAAGATGGACCGTGCTGGTGCAAACTTCCTGCGCGTAGTAGGTCAGATCAAGAACCGTCTGGGCCACACCCCGGTTCCGATCCAGATCGCTATCGGTGCTGAAGAAGAGTTCGCCGGTCAGGTCGATCTGATCAAGATGAAGGCGATCTACTGGAACGAAGACGACAAAGGCACCACTTATCGTGAGGAAGAAATTCCTGCCGATCTGCAGGCGCTGGCTGAAGAGTGGCGCTCCAACATGGTTGAAGCGGCTGCCGAGTCCAGCGAAGAGCTGATGAACAAGTACCTTGAAGAAGGTGAGCTGACTGTAGAAGAGATCAAGGCTGGTCTGCGTGCGCGCACCCTGGCTGGTGAAATCGTTCCTGCGGTCTGCGGTTCGTCCTTCAAGAACAAGGGTGTTCCTCTGGTTCTCGACGCCGTTATCGACTTCCTGCCGGCTCCGACCGAAATCGCTGCGATCCAGGGTATCCATCCTGATCACGTCGAAGACGAAAACGCTCCGAAAATCGAGCGTCACGCCAGCGACGACGAGCCGTTCTCGGCTCTGGCGTTCAAGATTGCCACCGACCCGTTCGTTGGTACTCTGACTTTCGTGCGCGTCTACTCGGGCTTCCTGAGCTCGGGCGACTCCGTGATCAACTCGGTCAAGGGCAAGAAAGAGCGTGTGGGTCGTATGGTGCAAATGCACGCGAACCAGCGCGAAGAAATCAAAGAAGTACGTGCCGGCGACATCGCTGCGCTGATCGGCATGAAGGACGTCACCACTGGTGATACCCTTTGCGACGCCGACAAGCAGGTGATCCTGGAGCGTATGGACTTCCCTGAGCCTGTAATTTCGGTAGCTGTTGAGCCGAAGACCAAGCAGGACCAGGAAAAAATGGGTATCGCACTGGGCAAGCTGGCTCAGGAAGACCCATCGTTCCGCGTTCGTACCGACGAAGAGACTGGTCAGACCATTATCTCCGGTATGGGTGAGCTGCACCTGGACATCCTCGTTGACCGCATGAAGCGTGAGTTCAACGTCGAAGCCAACATCGGTAAGCCGCAGGTTTCCTACCGTGAAACCATCACCAAGGACAATGTCGAGATCGAAGGTAAATTCGTTCGTCAGTCCGGTGGTCGCGGTCAGTTCGGCCATTGCTGGGTTCGTTTCTCGACTCCGGACGTGGACGACAAGGGCAACATTACCGAAGGTCTGGTCTTCGCCAACGAAGTTGTAGGTGGTGTGGTTCCTAAGGAATACATCCCGGCGATCCAGAAGGGTATCGAAGAGCAGATGAAGAACGGCGTTGTTGCCGGCTATCCGCTGATCGGCCTGAAGGCTACCGTATTTGATGGTTCCTACCATGACGTCGACTCCAACGAGATGGCGTTCAAGATCGCTGCTTCGATGGCGACCAAGCAACTGGCCCAAAAGGGTGGCGGTAAGGTGCTTGAGCCGATCATGAAGGTCGAGGTAGTGACCCCTGAGGACTACATGGGTGACGTGATGGGTGACCTGAACCGTCGTCGTGGTCTGATCCAGGGTATGGAAGACTCGGTCTCCGGCAAGGTTATCCGTGCTGAAGTACCGCTAGGAGAAATGTTCGGTTATGCGACCGACGTTCGTTCCATGTCTCAGGGTCGCGCGAGCTACTCCATGGAATTCTCCAAATACGCTGAAGCTCCGTCGAACATCGTCGAAGCGCTCGTTAAAAAACAAGGTTGA
- the rplD gene encoding 50S ribosomal protein L4, translating into MQLNVNDAQAIEVSELTFGGEFNETLVHQAVVAYMAGGRQGSKQQKTRSDVSGGGKRPWRQKGTGRARAGTIRSPLWRGGGTTFAARPQDHSQKLNKKMYRAALRSILAELVRTDRLVVVQDFAVEAPKTKDLLGKLNGLGLTDVLIVSDAVDQNLYLAARNLPHVDVRDVQGSDPVSLIAYDKVLITVSAVKKFEELLG; encoded by the coding sequence ATGCAATTAAATGTAAATGACGCTCAAGCCATCGAAGTTTCCGAACTGACATTTGGCGGCGAGTTCAACGAGACCCTGGTGCACCAGGCAGTCGTCGCCTACATGGCTGGCGGTCGTCAGGGCAGCAAGCAGCAAAAAACCCGTTCCGACGTCTCTGGTGGCGGTAAGCGCCCATGGCGTCAGAAAGGTACTGGCCGTGCTCGTGCCGGTACTATCCGTAGCCCGCTGTGGCGCGGCGGCGGTACCACTTTTGCTGCTCGTCCTCAGGATCACTCCCAGAAGCTCAACAAGAAGATGTACCGCGCAGCTCTGCGCTCCATCCTCGCTGAGCTGGTTCGTACCGACCGTCTGGTCGTGGTTCAGGACTTCGCTGTCGAAGCGCCGAAAACCAAGGACCTGCTGGGTAAACTGAACGGTCTGGGTCTGACCGACGTGCTGATCGTTTCCGACGCCGTTGACCAGAATCTGTACCTGGCTGCTCGCAACCTGCCACACGTCGATGTACGTGACGTGCAAGGTTCCGATCCGGTCAGTCTGATCGCATACGACAAGGTTCTGATTACCGTGTCGGCCGTGAAGAAATTCGAGGAGCTGCTGGGATGA
- the rplC gene encoding 50S ribosomal protein L3, giving the protein MTIGVVGRKCGMTRIFTEEGVSIPVTVIEIEPNRVTQFKTEETDGYRAVQVTVGERRASRVTAAQAGHFAKANVAAGRTVLEFRLEEGEYKAGDLINAEIFAAGQLVDVTGQSKGKGFAGTIKRWNFRGQDNTHGNSVSHRVPGSIGQCQTPGRVFKGKKMSGHMGAERVTVQSLEVVRVDAERNLLLVKGAVPGATGGNLVVRPAAKARG; this is encoded by the coding sequence ATGACTATTGGTGTAGTCGGTCGTAAGTGCGGTATGACCCGCATTTTTACCGAAGAAGGTGTCTCTATTCCGGTTACGGTCATTGAGATCGAGCCGAATCGCGTCACTCAGTTCAAAACTGAAGAAACTGATGGCTACCGTGCAGTGCAAGTCACTGTTGGTGAGCGTCGTGCTTCGCGCGTGACTGCTGCTCAGGCAGGTCACTTCGCCAAGGCGAACGTTGCCGCAGGTCGTACCGTTCTTGAATTCCGTCTTGAAGAAGGCGAGTACAAGGCTGGTGATCTGATCAACGCCGAAATCTTCGCTGCTGGTCAACTGGTCGACGTGACCGGTCAGTCCAAAGGTAAGGGTTTCGCGGGTACTATCAAGCGCTGGAATTTCCGCGGTCAAGATAACACCCACGGTAACTCCGTCTCCCACCGCGTCCCGGGCTCTATCGGCCAGTGCCAGACTCCTGGTCGTGTATTCAAGGGCAAGAAAATGTCCGGTCATATGGGCGCTGAGCGCGTGACCGTGCAATCCCTTGAAGTAGTGCGCGTGGACGCTGAACGCAATCTGTTGTTGGTCAAGGGCGCTGTTCCTGGCGCTACTGGCGGCAACCTGGTTGTACGTCCGGCAGCCAAGGCTCGCGGTTAA
- the rpsJ gene encoding 30S ribosomal protein S10, which translates to MQNQQIRIRLKAFDHRLIDQSTQEIVETAKRTGAQVRGPIPLPTRKERFTVLVSPHVNKDARDQYEIRTHKRVLDIVQPTDKTVDALMKLDLAAGVEVQISLG; encoded by the coding sequence ATGCAAAATCAGCAAATCCGTATCAGGTTGAAGGCTTTTGACCATCGCCTGATCGACCAATCTACCCAGGAAATCGTGGAAACCGCGAAGCGTACTGGGGCACAGGTGCGTGGTCCTATTCCACTGCCTACCCGTAAGGAGCGGTTCACCGTTCTGGTTTCTCCGCACGTCAACAAAGACGCGCGCGACCAGTACGAAATCCGCACTCATAAGCGCGTCCTGGACATCGTCCAGCCAACGGATAAAACCGTTGACGCTCTGATGAAGCTTGATCTTGCGGCTGGCGTGGAAGTGCAGATCAGCCTCGGCTAA
- the rpsG gene encoding 30S ribosomal protein S7, with amino-acid sequence MPRRRVAAKREILDDPKYGSQILAKFMNHVMESGKKAVAERIVYGALDKVKERKNSDPLEIFEKALDAIAPLVEVKSRRVGGATYQVPVEVRPSRRNALAMRWLVDFARKRGEKSMALRLAGELLDAAEGKGAAVKKREDVHRMAEANKAFSHYRF; translated from the coding sequence ATGCCAAGAAGACGCGTAGCAGCAAAACGCGAGATCCTTGACGATCCGAAATACGGAAGCCAGATCCTGGCGAAGTTCATGAACCACGTAATGGAAAGCGGCAAGAAAGCCGTTGCCGAGCGTATCGTTTATGGCGCGCTGGACAAGGTTAAAGAACGCAAGAACAGCGATCCCCTGGAAATCTTCGAGAAAGCTCTCGACGCCATCGCTCCGCTGGTCGAAGTGAAGTCGCGCCGTGTAGGCGGTGCTACTTACCAGGTTCCTGTTGAAGTTCGTCCGTCCCGCCGTAACGCGCTGGCAATGCGCTGGCTGGTAGACTTCGCCCGCAAGCGCGGCGAGAAGTCCATGGCGCTGCGCCTGGCCGGCGAGCTGCTGGACGCTGCCGAAGGCAAAGGTGCTGCTGTCAAGAAGCGTGAAGACGTTCACCGTATGGCCGAAGCCAACAAGGCTTTCTCGCACTACCGCTTCTAA
- the tuf gene encoding elongation factor Tu, giving the protein MAKEKFERNKPHVNVGTIGHVDHGKTTLTAALTRVCSEVFGSAKVDFDKIDSAPEEKARGITINTAHVEYDSSVRHYAHVDCPGHADYVKNMITGAAQMDGAILVCSAADGPMPQTREHILLSRQVGVPYIVVFLNKADMVDDAELLELVEMEVRDLLSTYDFPGDDTPIIIGSALMALNGQDDNEMGTSAVKKLVETLDSYIPEPERAIDKTFLMPIEDVFSISGRGTVVTGRVERGIVRIQEEVEIVGLRDTTKTTCTGVEMFRKLLDEGRAGENCGVLLRGTKRDDVERGQVLAKPGTIKPHTKFVAEVYVLSKEEGGRHTPFFKGYRPQFYFRTTDVTGNCELPEGVEMVMPGDNIQMEVTLIKPIAMEDGLRFAIREGGRTVGAGVVAKIIA; this is encoded by the coding sequence GTGGCTAAAGAAAAATTTGAACGTAACAAACCGCACGTCAACGTTGGCACCATCGGTCACGTTGACCACGGTAAAACCACTCTGACCGCTGCTCTGACTCGCGTTTGCTCCGAGGTTTTCGGTTCGGCTAAAGTCGACTTCGACAAAATCGACAGCGCGCCAGAAGAAAAGGCTCGTGGTATCACCATCAACACTGCTCACGTAGAGTACGACTCTTCTGTTCGTCACTACGCGCACGTTGACTGCCCAGGTCACGCCGACTACGTCAAAAACATGATCACTGGTGCTGCCCAGATGGACGGCGCGATCCTGGTTTGCTCGGCTGCCGATGGCCCGATGCCACAAACTCGTGAGCACATCCTGCTGTCCCGTCAGGTTGGCGTTCCGTACATCGTTGTCTTCCTGAACAAGGCTGACATGGTTGACGACGCTGAGCTGCTGGAACTGGTCGAGATGGAAGTTCGCGACCTGCTGAGCACCTACGACTTCCCAGGTGATGACACTCCAATCATCATCGGTTCGGCTCTGATGGCTCTGAACGGCCAAGACGACAACGAAATGGGTACTTCGGCTGTCAAGAAGCTGGTTGAGACTCTGGACAGCTACATCCCAGAGCCTGAGCGTGCTATCGACAAGACCTTCCTGATGCCAATCGAAGACGTGTTCTCGATCTCCGGTCGTGGCACCGTGGTAACTGGTCGTGTTGAGCGTGGTATCGTTCGCATCCAGGAAGAAGTTGAAATCGTTGGTCTGCGTGACACCACCAAGACCACTTGCACCGGCGTTGAAATGTTCCGCAAGCTGCTGGACGAAGGCCGTGCTGGTGAGAACTGCGGCGTTCTGCTGCGTGGCACCAAGCGTGACGACGTTGAGCGTGGTCAGGTTCTGGCCAAGCCAGGCACCATCAAGCCTCACACCAAGTTCGTAGCTGAAGTCTACGTTCTGAGCAAGGAAGAGGGTGGTCGTCACACTCCTTTCTTCAAAGGCTACCGTCCTCAGTTCTACTTCCGTACTACTGACGTAACCGGTAACTGCGAACTGCCAGAAGGCGTTGAGATGGTGATGCCAGGTGACAACATCCAGATGGAAGTCACCCTGATCAAGCCAATCGCAATGGAAGACGGTCTGCGTTTCGCCATTCGTGAAGGCGGCCGTACCGTTGGTGCTGGCGTCGTTGCAAAAATCATCGCCTAA